The window CGTGATGGGCGCCCGCGTGATGTACGCCCGCCGGTCGGCGACGGGGAGCGGGTGGTCGGAGGAGATGAGGTTGGTCTTCGGGCCGATCAGCACGCCCTCGCCCAGCCGGATGCCGCCCTGGTCGTAGAAGGTGCACTCCTGGTTGACGAAGACGTGCTCCGCGAAGTCGATGCGCAGCCCGAAGTCCGTGTGGAAGGGAGGGTGGACGGTGACGGAGGCGGGCAGTGGCCCGCCGACGATCTCGGCCAGCAGCGCCGCCCGCCCGGCCTCGTCGTCGAAGGGGAGCACGTTGAGCCGCGAGGTCAGCGCGGTCACGTGCGCGATCCGCTCGGCCACCCGCGCGAACTCGGGCGTACGGACGTGGAGACGGTCAGGAGCAGACACAGGGTTCCTCACGGAAGGGGCGGGGCCGGGGGCCGGACGGTCGGGCAGCGAAGGCCGCCCGAGGAGGCGGATGATCCACCATCAGTTGCCTCGCCGGAACGACCCATCCATCCAACGGCCGCCCGCGCCAAGGATCAAACAACGCACCCCGCACCCACGATCAACCAACGGTTGTCCGACGTACGCTGGTCGGCATGGATCTCACCGCCGTACGCACCTTCGTCGCCGTCGCGGAGGCCGGGCAGTTCCAGGAAGCCGCGGTCGACCTCGCGATCACGCCCCAGGCGGTGTCCAAGCGCGTGGCCGCCCTGGAACGGGAGCTGGGCGTCCGCCTCTTCGACCGGGACGCGCGCGGAGCGCGGCTCTCCCTCGACGGACAGGCGTTCCTGCCGCACGCCCGCGCGCTGCTCCGGGCCGCCGAGCGGGCCGCCGCCTCGGTGCGGCCGGGCAGCAGGGCGCTGCGCGTCGACGTGATCGGGCGGCAGCTCTCGCTGGCGGGCCTGCTGCGGGGCTTCCACCGGGCCCATCCCGACACGGAGTTGGACGTCGTCACGCTCTTCGACTCCGGCACGGCCGTGGCGGCGGTCCGGGACGGCTCCGTCGACGCGACGTTCCGCGCCATGACCGTGCCGGGCCACCGGCTGCCCGCCGGGGTCACGGCCACCCCGGTCTTCGACGAACCGCTCCACCTGTTCACCGGGCCGGGCCACCCGTACGCCGACGCCCCCTCGATCACCCCGGCCCAGCTCGCGGGCCACCGGATCTGGATGCCCGGGAACGCGCCCGGCACCGAGTGGACCGCCTACTACGAGGCGCTGGCGGACGCCTTCGGTCTGGTCGTCGACACGGTCGGCCCGGACTTCGGCATCGAGCCGCTGCTCGACACCATCGCCGCCTCCACCACCCTGGCCACCTTCGTCAGCGAACAGACCCCGCTCGTCTGGCCCGCCGGCCACGACCTGCGCCGCATCCCCCTCGTCGACCCGACGCCGGTCTACCCGCACGCCCTGATCCGGCGCGCCGACAACCCCCATCCCTCCTTGGCCGCCCTCCACCGCCACCTCACGGCCGCCTACCCCGGCCGGCCCCGAGGCGGCGTCTGGACGCCGTGAGGACCCGCCGGAGAAACGGCCGGGGCGCCCCCTCGTGAGGGGGCGCCCCGGCCGTACGCCTCGGTGGCGGAGTCACGCGGGGCTCAGCCCTGCGTGCCCTCCTTCAGCCACAACTGGTCGATGTTGGCGTCGCACTCGTTGCCCTCCTCGCAGGAGAGGGTGATGGTGTTGGTGCCCTTGGTGAGGTTGACCACGGCCCAGGTGTTGACCCACTTGTCGGTCCACTCGCCCTCTTCGACCTTGGCGAAGTTGTCCATGTTGAGCGGGCGCTCCTGGGCCTTGCCGTTGACGAAGATGGTGGCGTCGGCCGCCTTGCCGGGGACGCCGTAGGAGACGCGGAGGCTGTAGCCGGCGTCCTCGGGGATGCCGTTGACCGTCCAGGTCAGCTTGGCGCCGACCTTGTTGAAGCCGGCGACGTACGTACCGGCCTCGGCGCCCTGGATGTCGGAGGCGGTGACGGTGCCGCCCTCCAGCTTGAGGGCCTTGGCGTCGGTCTTCGGGAGGTCGACGGGCTTCTCCTCCTCGTCCTCCCGCGGCTCCTCCGGCTGGTCCTTCTCGCCCTCGCCGCCTCCGGCGTCGGCGGTCGGCGCGGTGTCCTGGCCGGCCTCGTCGCCCTTGTCGTCGCCGCCGGAGGACATCATGACGGCGATCACCACGACCACCGCGACGACCACCGCTATGGCACCTATCAACAGCATCCGCGTGTTCGGGCCGCCCGGACCCGAGCCGCGCCCGTGGCCGCCTCCGGGCGCCACCGGCGGCGGCGCACCGTGCTGCTGCGGCGGCACGCCCTGCGGCGCCTGCCCGTAGGGCTGCTGCTGGGGCGGGTAGCCGTACCCGCCCTGGGCCTGCTGGCCGCCGTAGCGCCGCTCACCGACGGCACGCACCTGGTTGTACGAGGAGCGGGGGCCGGGGTAGCCGTAGCCGCCGCCCCCGCCGGGCGGGGTGGCACCGGCGGCCTGCCCGTCGGCGTACAGGTAGCCGAAAGGGTCGTCGCCCTCGGGCGTGCCGTTGTCGCCAGAGGCGCCGTTGTTGCCAGGGCCGGGTGTCATCCCGTGGTCACTCCTCAAACACGTACCGGAATCGCAGGGTCATCGACTCGGCGAGCCTACCCGCTCGATCTGACGGGAAGGGGTGATGTGCCCCTCCCCGAGGTTTCAACCCGCCTTCTTTTGTGCGCCCGCCGCTCGCCGGGGCGCCACAGGGCGGTGTCGAGCGCGCCGGGCCGCCCTCGGCCCGGCCGGCGGGCGGCGTCCGGAGCCCTACCCCGCCCGCCGCTGCTGCTTGGAGCGGGAACGTTTCTCGATGTACATGCGCTGGTCGGCGGATTGCAGGACTTCCTCCACGGACATGCCGCAGTGGGCCCAGCCGATGCCGAAGCTGGCGCCGACGCGGACGGCGCGGCCGTCGACGCGGATGGGCGGGATGATCGCGTTGCGCAGGCGGACGGCGAGGTCCTGGGCGTCGGCCTGGCAGAGGCCGTCGGCGAGGACGACGAACTCGTCGCCGCCGAGCCGGGCCACGGTGTCGCCGTCCCGGACGCCGTTGGTGAGGCGGCGGGCGACCTCGATGAGGACGGCGTCGCCGGTGTGGTGGCCGAACCGGTCGTTGATCGACTTGAAGCCGTCGAGGTCGCAGAAGAGCACGGCCAGACCCTTGGCGCTCTCGCTCTCCTGGTCGCCGTCCTCGTCGGGGGCGACGGTGTGCACATGGTGCTCGTACGGGGCGACGCCGAAGCCCGCGCCGGTCGGGCCCGCGCTCTGGCGGGCGCCGCCGGGACCGAGGCCGAGGTCGAGGCCGAAGTCGTGGGCGTCCTGGTCGTACGCGTCGCCCTTGTCTGCCGCGCCCGGGAACATGCCGGGCGCGGGTCCGCCGTAGGCGGCGTCGAGGGTGTCGACGGCGCTGGGGCGGCCGGCGTGCGGCCGGGTGCAGAGGCGGGCGGAGAGCCGGGCGCGCAGCTCGGCGCTGTTGGGCAGGCCGGTGAGGGCGTCGTGGCTGGCGCGGTGGGCGAGTTGCATCTCGTGGCGCTTGCGCTCGGTGATGTCCTCGACGTGGGTGAGGAGCAGCCGGGGCCCGTCGGTGGCGTCGGCGACGACGGAGTTGCGCAGGCTCACCCAGAGGTAGGCGCCCTCGTTGGTGGAGAGGCGGACCTCGGTGCGGCCGCCCTCGGCGCTGGTGCGCAGCAGGGTGCCGATGTCCTCGGGATGGGCGAGGTCGGAGAAGGTGTAGCGGCGCAGGGTGTTGGCGCGACGGCCGAGCAGCCGGCACAGGGCGTCGTTGGCGCGCAGGATGCGGCCGTGCTGGTCGCCGCCCATCTCGGCGATGGCCATGCCGCTGGGGGCGAACTCGAACGCCTGCCGGAAGCTCTCCTCGCTGGCACGCAGTGCCTGCTGTTCGCGCTCCAGGCGGACCAGGGCGCGCTGCATGTTGGCGCGGAGCCGGGCGTTGGATATCGCTATCGCGGCCTGGAAGGCGTACATCTGGAACGCCTCCTGACCCCAGGGGCCGGGGAGGCGGCCGTTGCGGGGCCGGTCGACGGAGATGACGCCGAGGAGTTCGTCGCCGCCGGTCGCGTGGAGCGGGGCGAAGAGGCGGTCGCCGGGGTGCCACTCGTCCTCGAAGCGGGGGGCGGGGGCCGGGGTGTACCAGCCGGGGACGCCGTCCTCGTCCAGCGCCCACGCCTCGGTGTGCGAGATGAAGCGCAGGTCGCCCCAGTGTTCGGCGATGGACAGGCGGTGCTCCCAGGCGTGCCGGGGGCCGACCTGGCCGGCGAGGAGGGCCTCGGCGGAGGAGTTTCCCGCGACGGCGGCGACCACGAGGTCCCCGTCGGCCTGGACGAGGTTGACCGCGCAGATCTCGTACCCGAGTCCGGTGACCGCGCCGTCGGCGACGGTCTGGAGGGTGTCCGCCAGGCTGCGGGCGGTGTTCAGGTCCGCGACGACCTGGTGGAGCTGCCGCAGGGTCGCAAGGCGGACGTAGGGCTCCGACTCGGTCTCCATGCGCTCTCTCCCCGAGACCTCGACAGCAACTCCAGGATGGGCAGCGTCCCTCAGTGTCACGTCATCCGTTCCCGGCCACTGAATCACAGCGAGCTGTTCACTCGGTACACAGGGTCAACAAAATGTTCGTTCTGTGACTCAAGTCACAAGATCTACGGGTGACTTCGACGCCTTGCGGCATATTCACCCGGAGTTGCCCAGGACCTGCCCGAACCCGGGCGGAACACGCATCCCACCCGGTCCCGGAAGGCGACCTTCCGCTCACACCCTGCCACTTCGCGGCATCCGCCGGTCGACAACAGCCTGATTTCAGCCAACACCGCCTCCCGCGCACCCCCGGAACAGATGATTCCGGGAGTGCGGCGACCCCGCGCGGACGACGGCGGGACCCACGGCGGAGGTCGGACCGGGGACCTAGGTCCCCGCTGGTTCCCGCGGCCGATGTGACCCTCCGGGAGCGAGGACTAACGTGACGAGGGTGTTCACGACCAGCGCCGCCTCCGGCTCCCCCGCGCCCGCCGCCCCCGCCGCCCCGTCCGGGCCGGGGCATGCTGAAGGGGTGAGCAACGAAGAGTTCCGCGCCGCCATGTCCCGGCTGGCCGCCGGTGTGGTGCTGGTGACCGCGCACGACCCCGAGGACGGCCCGCGCGGCGAGGACGCCGGGATGACCGCCACCGCCTTCGTCTCCGTCTCGCTCGACCCGCCGCTGGTGATGGTGAGCGTGCGGACCGGCTCCCGGATGGACGACGTCCTCACCGACCAGCCCTTGTGGGCGGTCTCCCTCCTCGGCGAGGACCAGCGCGACATCGCGGGCCGGTTCGCCATGAGCGGCCGCCTCAGCGACAGCCTGCTCTTCGCCTCGCTGCCGCACACCCGGGGCGCGTACACCGGTGCCCCACTGGTCGAGGGCGGCCTCGGCGCCGTGGAATGCCGCACCGAGCAGCGCGTCCGG is drawn from Streptomyces diastaticus subsp. diastaticus and contains these coding sequences:
- a CDS encoding carbohydrate-binding protein: MTPGPGNNGASGDNGTPEGDDPFGYLYADGQAAGATPPGGGGGYGYPGPRSSYNQVRAVGERRYGGQQAQGGYGYPPQQQPYGQAPQGVPPQQHGAPPPVAPGGGHGRGSGPGGPNTRMLLIGAIAVVVAVVVVIAVMMSSGGDDKGDEAGQDTAPTADAGGGEGEKDQPEEPREDEEEKPVDLPKTDAKALKLEGGTVTASDIQGAEAGTYVAGFNKVGAKLTWTVNGIPEDAGYSLRVSYGVPGKAADATIFVNGKAQERPLNMDNFAKVEEGEWTDKWVNTWAVVNLTKGTNTITLSCEEGNECDANIDQLWLKEGTQG
- the cdgB gene encoding diguanylate cyclase CdgB, translating into METESEPYVRLATLRQLHQVVADLNTARSLADTLQTVADGAVTGLGYEICAVNLVQADGDLVVAAVAGNSSAEALLAGQVGPRHAWEHRLSIAEHWGDLRFISHTEAWALDEDGVPGWYTPAPAPRFEDEWHPGDRLFAPLHATGGDELLGVISVDRPRNGRLPGPWGQEAFQMYAFQAAIAISNARLRANMQRALVRLEREQQALRASEESFRQAFEFAPSGMAIAEMGGDQHGRILRANDALCRLLGRRANTLRRYTFSDLAHPEDIGTLLRTSAEGGRTEVRLSTNEGAYLWVSLRNSVVADATDGPRLLLTHVEDITERKRHEMQLAHRASHDALTGLPNSAELRARLSARLCTRPHAGRPSAVDTLDAAYGGPAPGMFPGAADKGDAYDQDAHDFGLDLGLGPGGARQSAGPTGAGFGVAPYEHHVHTVAPDEDGDQESESAKGLAVLFCDLDGFKSINDRFGHHTGDAVLIEVARRLTNGVRDGDTVARLGGDEFVVLADGLCQADAQDLAVRLRNAIIPPIRVDGRAVRVGASFGIGWAHCGMSVEEVLQSADQRMYIEKRSRSKQQRRAG
- a CDS encoding LysR family transcriptional regulator, producing MDLTAVRTFVAVAEAGQFQEAAVDLAITPQAVSKRVAALERELGVRLFDRDARGARLSLDGQAFLPHARALLRAAERAAASVRPGSRALRVDVIGRQLSLAGLLRGFHRAHPDTELDVVTLFDSGTAVAAVRDGSVDATFRAMTVPGHRLPAGVTATPVFDEPLHLFTGPGHPYADAPSITPAQLAGHRIWMPGNAPGTEWTAYYEALADAFGLVVDTVGPDFGIEPLLDTIAASTTLATFVSEQTPLVWPAGHDLRRIPLVDPTPVYPHALIRRADNPHPSLAALHRHLTAAYPGRPRGGVWTP
- a CDS encoding sugar O-acetyltransferase — protein: MSAPDRLHVRTPEFARVAERIAHVTALTSRLNVLPFDDEAGRAALLAEIVGGPLPASVTVHPPFHTDFGLRIDFAEHVFVNQECTFYDQGGIRLGEGVLIGPKTNLISSDHPLPVADRRAYITRAPITIEAGAWLGAAVTVLPGVTIGRGAVVGAGSVVTKDVPANTLVTGTAAFVRKRWDDD
- a CDS encoding flavin reductase family protein gives rise to the protein MFTTSAASGSPAPAAPAAPSGPGHAEGVSNEEFRAAMSRLAAGVVLVTAHDPEDGPRGEDAGMTATAFVSVSLDPPLVMVSVRTGSRMDDVLTDQPLWAVSLLGEDQRDIAGRFAMSGRLSDSLLFASLPHTRGAYTGAPLVEGGLGAVECRTEQRVRAGDHTLLIGRVLSAALPSAEGGPLVYYRGRYRHLGR